The following proteins come from a genomic window of Acanthopagrus latus isolate v.2019 chromosome 5, fAcaLat1.1, whole genome shotgun sequence:
- the kcnip3a gene encoding Kv channel interacting protein 3a, calsenilin isoform X4 yields the protein MGIQGMELFAIGVVIILFMAVLKQFGILEPMSSFEDSSDSDLELSTVRHQPEGLDQLQAQTKFTRKELQSLYRGFKNECPSGMVDEETFKTIYSQFFPQGDATTYAHFLFNAFDIDRNGSIRFEDFVIGLSVLLRGSVTEKLNWAFNLYDINKDGYITKEEMLAIMKSIYDMMGRYTYPCVRDEAPYEHVDKFFQKMDKNRDGVVTIEEFIETCQKDENIMNSMQLFENVI from the exons ATGGGGATCCAGGGCATGGAGCTGTTTGCCATCGGCGTGGTCATCATCCTGTTCATGGCAGTTCTCAAGCAGTTTGGCATCTTGGAGCCCATGTCCTCATTTGAAG ACAGCAGCGACAGTGATCTGGAGCTGTCGACGGTGCGTCACCAGCCGGAGGGGCTGGACCAGCTGCAGGCTCAGACCAAGTTCACCAGGAAGGAGCTCCAGTCTCTCTATCGAGGCTTTAAGAAC GAGTGTCCCAGTGGAATGGTTGATGAGGAGACATTCAAGACTATCTATTCTCAGTTCTTTCCCCAAGGAG ATGCCACCACCTACGCTCACTTCCTGTTCAACGCGTTTGACATCGACAGAAACGGGTCGATCCGCTTTGAGGACTTCGTCATCGGTCTGTCAGTGTTGCTCAGGGGTTCGGTCACAGAAAAGCTCAACTGGGCCTTTAACCTTTACGACATTAATAAGGACGGCTACATCACCAAAGAG GAGATGCTGGCGATTATGAAGTCAATCTATGACATGATGGGAAGGTACACCTACCCCTGTGTACGAGATGAAGCCCCCTATGAACACGTGGACAAGTTCTTCCAG AAAATGGATAAAAACCGAGATGGTGTCGTGACCATTGAAGAGTTCATTGAGACCTGCCAGAAG GACGAGAACATCATGAACTCCATGCAGCTGTTTGAGAATGTGATATAA
- the kcnip3a gene encoding Kv channel interacting protein 3a, calsenilin isoform X3 produces the protein MGIQGMELFAIGVVIILFMAVLKQFGILEPMSSFEDDSSDSDLELSTVRHQPEGLDQLQAQTKFTRKELQSLYRGFKNECPSGMVDEETFKTIYSQFFPQGDATTYAHFLFNAFDIDRNGSIRFEDFVIGLSVLLRGSVTEKLNWAFNLYDINKDGYITKEEMLAIMKSIYDMMGRYTYPCVRDEAPYEHVDKFFQKMDKNRDGVVTIEEFIETCQKDENIMNSMQLFENVI, from the exons ATGGGGATCCAGGGCATGGAGCTGTTTGCCATCGGCGTGGTCATCATCCTGTTCATGGCAGTTCTCAAGCAGTTTGGCATCTTGGAGCCCATGTCCTCATTTGAAG ATG ACAGCAGCGACAGTGATCTGGAGCTGTCGACGGTGCGTCACCAGCCGGAGGGGCTGGACCAGCTGCAGGCTCAGACCAAGTTCACCAGGAAGGAGCTCCAGTCTCTCTATCGAGGCTTTAAGAAC GAGTGTCCCAGTGGAATGGTTGATGAGGAGACATTCAAGACTATCTATTCTCAGTTCTTTCCCCAAGGAG ATGCCACCACCTACGCTCACTTCCTGTTCAACGCGTTTGACATCGACAGAAACGGGTCGATCCGCTTTGAGGACTTCGTCATCGGTCTGTCAGTGTTGCTCAGGGGTTCGGTCACAGAAAAGCTCAACTGGGCCTTTAACCTTTACGACATTAATAAGGACGGCTACATCACCAAAGAG GAGATGCTGGCGATTATGAAGTCAATCTATGACATGATGGGAAGGTACACCTACCCCTGTGTACGAGATGAAGCCCCCTATGAACACGTGGACAAGTTCTTCCAG AAAATGGATAAAAACCGAGATGGTGTCGTGACCATTGAAGAGTTCATTGAGACCTGCCAGAAG GACGAGAACATCATGAACTCCATGCAGCTGTTTGAGAATGTGATATAA
- the kcnip3a gene encoding Kv channel interacting protein 3a, calsenilin isoform X5 produces MSVRWETEGLQTVGIVCLVIMFLKLMHLLGLIDITETDSSDSDLELSTVRHQPEGLDQLQAQTKFTRKELQSLYRGFKNECPSGMVDEETFKTIYSQFFPQGDATTYAHFLFNAFDIDRNGSIRFEDFVIGLSVLLRGSVTEKLNWAFNLYDINKDGYITKEEMLAIMKSIYDMMGRYTYPCVRDEAPYEHVDKFFQKMDKNRDGVVTIEEFIETCQKDENIMNSMQLFENVI; encoded by the exons ATGAGCGTGAGGTGGGAGACGGAAGGGCTGCAGACAGTTGGCATCGTCTGCCTGGTGATCATGTTCCTCAAACTGATGCACCTGCTGGGCCTGATCGACATCACTGAGACCG ACAGCAGCGACAGTGATCTGGAGCTGTCGACGGTGCGTCACCAGCCGGAGGGGCTGGACCAGCTGCAGGCTCAGACCAAGTTCACCAGGAAGGAGCTCCAGTCTCTCTATCGAGGCTTTAAGAAC GAGTGTCCCAGTGGAATGGTTGATGAGGAGACATTCAAGACTATCTATTCTCAGTTCTTTCCCCAAGGAG ATGCCACCACCTACGCTCACTTCCTGTTCAACGCGTTTGACATCGACAGAAACGGGTCGATCCGCTTTGAGGACTTCGTCATCGGTCTGTCAGTGTTGCTCAGGGGTTCGGTCACAGAAAAGCTCAACTGGGCCTTTAACCTTTACGACATTAATAAGGACGGCTACATCACCAAAGAG GAGATGCTGGCGATTATGAAGTCAATCTATGACATGATGGGAAGGTACACCTACCCCTGTGTACGAGATGAAGCCCCCTATGAACACGTGGACAAGTTCTTCCAG AAAATGGATAAAAACCGAGATGGTGTCGTGACCATTGAAGAGTTCATTGAGACCTGCCAGAAG GACGAGAACATCATGAACTCCATGCAGCTGTTTGAGAATGTGATATAA